From a region of the Solanum stenotomum isolate F172 chromosome 2, ASM1918654v1, whole genome shotgun sequence genome:
- the LOC125855891 gene encoding agamous-like MADS-box protein AGL62 produces MTTRINKGRQRVDMVKMKNARNLQVMFSKRCAGLFKKASELCTLCGAEIVIVVFSPGDKGVFSFGHPSMNTLVERILGRNLSLPNNDVHNQQIVAHREAGIRELNTKLMNLEGLLQMEKNRGESLREIRKRANGLWWESPMEELNLFQLQHLKKALEILKQKKKRHKW; encoded by the coding sequence ATGACAACAAGGATCAACAAGGGTCGTCAAAGGGTTGACATGGTGAAAATGAAGAATGCGAGGAACTTACAAGTTATGTTTTCTAAGCGTTGTGCTGGTCTATTCAAAAAGGCTAGTGAACTTTGTACGCTATGTGGTGCTGAAATTGTCATTGTGGTATTTTCCCCAGGCGATAAAGGAGTTTTCTCCTTTGGTCACCCTAGCATGAACACGTTGGTGGAGAGGATCCTTGGGAGGAACCTCTCTCTACCAAATAACGATGTCCACAATCAACAAATCGTGGCTCATAGAGAAGCTGGTATTCGTGAGCTCAATACCAAGCTCATGAACCTCGAGGGGCTTCTCCAGATGGAGAAAAATCGCGGAGAATCCCTTCGAGAAATTAGGAAGAGAGCTAATGGTCTATGGTGGGAATCTCCTATGGAAGAACTTAACTTATTCCAACTTCAGCACTTGAAGAAGGCATTGGAAATtctaaagcaaaagaaaaagagacaCAAATGGTGA